In Nymphaea colorata isolate Beijing-Zhang1983 chromosome 3, ASM883128v2, whole genome shotgun sequence, a genomic segment contains:
- the LOC116250200 gene encoding protein TPR3-like isoform X3 gives MSSLSRELVFLILQFLDEEKFKETVHKLEQESGFFFNMKYFEDAVHNGEWEEAEKYLSGFTKVDDNRYSMKIFFEIRKQKYLEALDRQDRGKAVEILVKDLKVFSSFNEELFKEITQLLTLDNFRENEQLSKYGDTKSARNIMLSELKKLIEANPLFRDKLQFPSLKASRLRTLINQSLNWQHQLCKNPRPNPDIKTLFVDHSCGQPNGARAPSPATNSLMGAIPKPGGFPTLGAHVPFQAAPGHLPPSLTGWMSNPPVNHAAASSASIGLGGPANAAALLKHPRTPPTNNPSVDYPSADSEHMLKRARTMGLSDEVNLPVNILPVTYPSQAHTQNFYSSDDLPKTVARSLSQGSCVMSMDFHPIQQTVLLVGTNGGDIAVWEVGSRERLAHRTFKIWEVGACSMPLQAALVKDPAISVTRVVWSPDGSLFGVAYSKYIVHIYSYHGGDDILRNHLEIDAHVGSVNDIAFAHPNKQLSIITCGDDKTIKVWDAVTGAKQYTFEGHEAPVYSVCPHHKDSVQFIFSTALDGKIKAWLYDNMGSRIDYDAPGHWCTTMAYSADGTRLFSCGTSKEGDSYIVEWNEAEGAVKRTYQGFRKRSMGVVQFDTTKNRFLAAGDEFLIKFWDMDNVNLLTTTDADGGLPASPRMRFNKEGILLAVSTADNGFKILANADGLRLLHTLESRSFDASRVVSEATKPAAITSLGPVNATGGTSSGIVERSAPVVATAPLNGENRNTGDIKPRITDESVDKSKVWKLTEIAEPLQCCSLRLPDNLSAVKVSRLIYTNSGVAILALASNAVHKLWKWQRGERNPFAKATANVPPQLWQPSSGILMTNDTSDADPEEAVSCFALSKNDSYVMSASGGKISLFNMMTFKTMATFMPPPPAATFLAFHPQDNNIIAIGMDDSTIQIYNVRVDEVKSKLKGHQKRITGLAFSNSLNVLVSSGADFQLCVWSTDGWDKLASKFLQIPSGRVPSPLGETRVQFHQDQKHFLAVHETQIAIYEASKLECVKQWVPREGAPITHATYSCDSQLIYTSFVDGSVGVFCASTLRLRCRICPTAYLPSNISSNVYPLVIAAHPSEPNQFALGLTDGGVHVLEPLESEGKWGTMPPPDSGPGSTITSSMVSGPTISEQPAR, from the exons ATGTCGTCTCTCAGTAGAGAACTCGTGTTCCTTATATTGCAGTTCCTAGACGAGGAGAAATTTAAGGAGACGGTTCACAa ATTAGAGCAAGAGTCGGGGTTTTTCTTCAATATGAAGTATTTCGAGGATGCCGTTCATAATGGCGAATGGGAAGAGGCAGAGAAGTACCTCTCGGGCTTTACAAAGGTCGACGATAATCGCTACTCGATGAAGATCTTCTTCGAGATAAGGAAGCAGAAGTACCTCGAGGCCTTGGATAG GCAAGATCGAGGAAAAGCTGTTGAAATCCTCGTGAAGGATTTGAAAGTTTTCTCCTCGTTCAACGAAGAATTGTTCAAGGAGATAACGCAGCTCTTGACTCTCGACAATTTCAG AGAGAATGAGCAGCTTTCGAAATACGGGGATACAAAATCGGCAAGGAACATAATGCTTTCTGAGCTCAAGAAGTTGATTGAAGCCAATCCCCTGTTCCGAGACAAATTGCAGTTCCCTTCCCTCAAGGCCTCGCGGTTAAGAACCCTTATTAACCAGAG TCTTAACTGGCAGCATCAGCTCTGCAAAAACCCAAGGCCGAATCCTGACATAAAGACACTTTTTGTGGATCATAGTTGCGGGCAACCAAATGGTGCACGTGCACCATCACCTGCAACTAATTCGCTGATGGGAGCCATTCCTAAACCGGGCGGATTCCCAACATTGGGTGCTCATGTA CCTTTCCAAGCAGCACCTGGACATCTTCCACCTTCACTCACAGGCTGGATGTCAAATCCTCCTGTTAACCATGCTGCAGCTTCCAGTGCATCAATTGGCCTGGGCGGTCCTGCTAATGCAG CTGCTTTGCTAAAGCATCCGAGAACTCCACCAACAAATAATCCTTCAGTAGATTATCCATCAGCTGATTCTGAACATATGCTGAAAAGGGCAAGGACAATGGGACTATCTGATGAG GTGAATCTGCCAGTAAATATTTTGCCTGTTACATATCCCAGTCAGGCACATACTCAAAACTTTTATTCTTCAGATGATTTACCCAAGACTGTTGCTCGTAGTCTGAGCCAAGGGTCCTGTGTCATGAGCATGGATTTCCACCCCATCCAACAGACAGTTCTACTTG TTGGAACAAATGGTGGTGACATTGCGGTGTGGGAGGTAGGGTCAAGAGAAAGGCTGGCACATAGGACTTTTAAGATTTGGGAGGTAGGAGCATGCTCCATGCCTCTACAG GCAGCTCTTGTCAAGGATCCAGCTATATCTGTTACCCGTGTGGTGTGGAGTCCAGATGGCTCTTTATTTG GTGTTGCATATTCCAAGTATATCGTTCACATATATTCATATCATGGGGGTGATGATATTCTACGGAATCATTTGGAG ATAGATGCTCATGTTGGCAGTGTTAATGACATTGCTTTTGCTCACCCTAACAAGCAGTTGAGTATCATCACCTGTGGAGATGACAAGACTATCAAG GTGTGGGATGCGGTTACTGGTGCTAAACAATATACCTTTGAGGGTCATGAAGCTCCTGTTTATTCAGTCTGTCCCCATCACAAGGACAGTGTCCAG TTTATATTCTCCACGGCACTCGATGGGAAGATCAAAGCATGGTTGTATGATAACATGGGTTCTAGAATTGACTATGATGCACCTGGTCACTGGTGTACCACAATGGCCTACAGTGCTGATGGGACaag ATTGTTTTCATGTGGGACTAGTAAAGAAGGAGATTCCTACATTGTTGAATGGAATGAAGCTGAAGGAGCAGTAAAGAGGACTTATCAAGGGTTTCGGAAGCGATCTATGGGAGTTGTTCAATTTGATACTACAAAAAATCGATTTTTGGCTGCTGGGGATGAGTTCTTGATTAAATTTTGGGACATGGACAATGTCAACCTCCTAACAACCACTGATGCAGATGGAGGACTGCCG GCCAGTCCTCGCATGAGATTTAACAAAGAAGGAATACTTTTAGCTGTGTCAACTGCTGATAATGGTTTCAAGATATTAGCAAATGCTGATGGGCTTCGGCTGCTGCATACTCTTGAGAGTCGTTCCTTTGATGCATCTAGAGTTGTTTCAGAGGCTACAAAG CCAGCCGCAATTACTTCACTGGGGCCTGTTAATGCTACTGGAGGAACTAGTAGTGGAATTGTGGAGCGTTCTGCTCCAGTCGTTGCCACTGCTCCTTTG AATGGAGAAAATCGAAACACAGGGGATATTAAACCCAGAATAACTGATGAATCGGTGGATAAGTCAAAAGTTTGGAAGCTCACTGAAATCGCTGAACCACTACAATGTTGCTCTCTACGATTACCCGATAATCTGTCAGCTGTGAAG GTTTCCAGATTGATTTACACCAACTCAGGGGTTGCAATTTTAGCACTGGCATCCAATGCTGTTCACAAGCTTTGGAAATGGCAGCGTGGTGAACGAAATCCATTTGCAAAG GCGACTGCTAATGTACCACCTCAGTTATGGCAACCATCAAGTGGAATACTAATGACTAATGACACAAGTGACGCAGACCCTGAGGAAGCTGTTTCCTGTTTTGCGCTATCAAAGAATGATTCCTACGTCATGTCAGCATCAGGTGGAAAAATATCTCTTTTTAATATGATGACATTTAAG ACAATGGCAACATTTATGCCTCCACCACCAGCGGCAACATTTCTTGCTTTCCATCCACAAGATAACAACATAATTGCAATAGGCATGGATGATTCAACTATTCAGATCTACAATGTCCGTGTGGATGAG gtgaAAAGCAAGCTTAAAGGTCATCAAAAGAGGATCACTGGCCTTGCCTTCTCAAATTCTCTTAATGTACTTGTATCATCTGGCGCTGATTTTCAG TTGTGTGTATGGAGCACTGACGGATGGGATAAGCTTGCCAGTAAGTTCTTGCAGATTCCAAGTGGTCGTGTTCCTTCACCCCTTGGTGAGACCCGTGTGCAATTTCATCAAGACCAGAAACACTTCCTTGCTGTGCACGAGACACAAATAGCAATATACGAAGCCTCCAAACTGGAGTGCGTCAAACAG TGGGTACCACGAGAAGGTGCTCCAATCACTCATGCAACATATTCATGTGATAGCCAATTGATATATACTAGCTTTGTGGATGGAAGTGTGGGTGTTTTCTGTGCATCTACGTTGAGATTAAGGTGTCGGATATGTCCAACGGCATACTTGCCTTCTAATATAAG CTCAAATGTGTACCCATTAGTCATTGCTGCCCATCCCTCTGAACCGAATCAGTTTGCACTAGGACTAACAGATGGCGGTGTTCATGTCCTTGAACCGCTAGAATCTGAAGGAAAATGGGGTACAATGCCACCTCCTGACAGTGGCCCTGGATCGACAATCACGAGCAGCATGGTATCAGGTCCCACAATCTCTGAGCAGCCAGCAAGGTAA
- the LOC126409907 gene encoding uncharacterized protein LOC126409907: MGVQGLTIRHVKSHLQNYRRQQKQSATKRQEEISIHDYGSSSIQTEVGTSQPVNPVQAAAGLGGQFVEPAITPCNGTQNWNSTLTPMPTYQGDNFSNPPFPQNEKSLLVDEEMHLLISSAAEEQLSNSMMGVAGSTQERAPSLGSSTNLVLQIPEEITASDETFLDLDDWPS, encoded by the exons ATGGGCGTTCAGGGCCTTACGATCCGTCACGTGAAGAGCCACTTGCAG AATTATCGACGGCAGCAGAAACAATCGGCCACAAAGAGGCAGGAAGAGATCTCTATTCATG ATTATGGGAGCTCGAGTATTCAAACTGAAGTGGGTACATCCCAACCAGTAAATCCCGTGCAAGCAGCAGCCGGCCT GGGAGGGCAATTTGTGGAGCCTGCCATCACTCCCTGCAATGGAACCCAAAACTGGAACTCGACTTTGACGCCAATGCCGACATATCA GGGAGACAACTTTAGCAATCCGCCGTTTCCTCAAAATGAGAAGAGTTTGCTTGTAGATGAAGAG ATGCATTTGCTGATCTCTTCCGCTGCGGAAGAACAACTCTCTAATTCAATGATGGGGGTGGCAGGCAGCACCCAAGAGAGGGCGCCATCACTTGGAAGCAGCACCAACCTTGTACTTCAGATCCCCGAAGAAATCACAGCATCTGATGAGACATTCCTAGATCTAGATGACTGGCCTTCTTAA
- the LOC116250200 gene encoding protein TPR3-like isoform X1 — MSSLSRELVFLILQFLDEEKFKETVHKLEQESGFFFNMKYFEDAVHNGEWEEAEKYLSGFTKVDDNRYSMKIFFEIRKQKYLEALDRQDRGKAVEILVKDLKVFSSFNEELFKEITQLLTLDNFRENEQLSKYGDTKSARNIMLSELKKLIEANPLFRDKLQFPSLKASRLRTLINQSLNWQHQLCKNPRPNPDIKTLFVDHSCGQPNGARAPSPATNSLMGAIPKPGGFPTLGAHVPFQAAPGHLPPSLTGWMSNPPVNHAAASSASIGLGGPANAAALLKHPRTPPTNNPSVDYPSADSEHMLKRARTMGLSDEVNLPVNILPVTYPSQAHTQNFYSSDDLPKTVARSLSQGSCVMSMDFHPIQQTVLLVGTNGGDIAVWEVGSRERLAHRTFKIWEVGACSMPLQAALVKDPAISVTRVVWSPDGSLFGVAYSKYIVHIYSYHGGDDILRNHLEIDAHVGSVNDIAFAHPNKQLSIITCGDDKTIKVWDAVTGAKQYTFEGHEAPVYSVCPHHKDSVQFIFSTALDGKIKAWLYDNMGSRIDYDAPGHWCTTMAYSADGTRLFSCGTSKEGDSYIVEWNEAEGAVKRTYQGFRKRSMGVVQFDTTKNRFLAAGDEFLIKFWDMDNVNLLTTTDADGGLPASPRMRFNKEGILLAVSTADNGFKILANADGLRLLHTLESRSFDASRVVSEATKPAAITSLGPVNATGGTSSGIVERSAPVVATAPLNGENRNTGDIKPRITDESVDKSKVWKLTEIAEPLQCCSLRLPDNLSAVKVSRLIYTNSGVAILALASNAVHKLWKWQRGERNPFAKATANVPPQLWQPSSGILMTNDTSDADPEEAVSCFALSKNDSYVMSASGGKISLFNMMTFKTMATFMPPPPAATFLAFHPQDNNIIAIGMDDSTIQIYNVRVDEVKSKLKGHQKRITGLAFSNSLNVLVSSGADFQLCVWSTDGWDKLASKFLQIPSGRVPSPLGETRVQFHQDQKHFLAVHETQIAIYEASKLECVKQWVPREGAPITHATYSCDSQLIYTSFVDGSVGVFCASTLRLRCRICPTAYLPSNISSNVYPLVIAAHPSEPNQFALGLTDGGVHVLEPLESEGKWGTMPPPDSGPGSTITSSMVSGPTISEQPASVYWEVLTQLWRN, encoded by the exons ATGTCGTCTCTCAGTAGAGAACTCGTGTTCCTTATATTGCAGTTCCTAGACGAGGAGAAATTTAAGGAGACGGTTCACAa ATTAGAGCAAGAGTCGGGGTTTTTCTTCAATATGAAGTATTTCGAGGATGCCGTTCATAATGGCGAATGGGAAGAGGCAGAGAAGTACCTCTCGGGCTTTACAAAGGTCGACGATAATCGCTACTCGATGAAGATCTTCTTCGAGATAAGGAAGCAGAAGTACCTCGAGGCCTTGGATAG GCAAGATCGAGGAAAAGCTGTTGAAATCCTCGTGAAGGATTTGAAAGTTTTCTCCTCGTTCAACGAAGAATTGTTCAAGGAGATAACGCAGCTCTTGACTCTCGACAATTTCAG AGAGAATGAGCAGCTTTCGAAATACGGGGATACAAAATCGGCAAGGAACATAATGCTTTCTGAGCTCAAGAAGTTGATTGAAGCCAATCCCCTGTTCCGAGACAAATTGCAGTTCCCTTCCCTCAAGGCCTCGCGGTTAAGAACCCTTATTAACCAGAG TCTTAACTGGCAGCATCAGCTCTGCAAAAACCCAAGGCCGAATCCTGACATAAAGACACTTTTTGTGGATCATAGTTGCGGGCAACCAAATGGTGCACGTGCACCATCACCTGCAACTAATTCGCTGATGGGAGCCATTCCTAAACCGGGCGGATTCCCAACATTGGGTGCTCATGTA CCTTTCCAAGCAGCACCTGGACATCTTCCACCTTCACTCACAGGCTGGATGTCAAATCCTCCTGTTAACCATGCTGCAGCTTCCAGTGCATCAATTGGCCTGGGCGGTCCTGCTAATGCAG CTGCTTTGCTAAAGCATCCGAGAACTCCACCAACAAATAATCCTTCAGTAGATTATCCATCAGCTGATTCTGAACATATGCTGAAAAGGGCAAGGACAATGGGACTATCTGATGAG GTGAATCTGCCAGTAAATATTTTGCCTGTTACATATCCCAGTCAGGCACATACTCAAAACTTTTATTCTTCAGATGATTTACCCAAGACTGTTGCTCGTAGTCTGAGCCAAGGGTCCTGTGTCATGAGCATGGATTTCCACCCCATCCAACAGACAGTTCTACTTG TTGGAACAAATGGTGGTGACATTGCGGTGTGGGAGGTAGGGTCAAGAGAAAGGCTGGCACATAGGACTTTTAAGATTTGGGAGGTAGGAGCATGCTCCATGCCTCTACAG GCAGCTCTTGTCAAGGATCCAGCTATATCTGTTACCCGTGTGGTGTGGAGTCCAGATGGCTCTTTATTTG GTGTTGCATATTCCAAGTATATCGTTCACATATATTCATATCATGGGGGTGATGATATTCTACGGAATCATTTGGAG ATAGATGCTCATGTTGGCAGTGTTAATGACATTGCTTTTGCTCACCCTAACAAGCAGTTGAGTATCATCACCTGTGGAGATGACAAGACTATCAAG GTGTGGGATGCGGTTACTGGTGCTAAACAATATACCTTTGAGGGTCATGAAGCTCCTGTTTATTCAGTCTGTCCCCATCACAAGGACAGTGTCCAG TTTATATTCTCCACGGCACTCGATGGGAAGATCAAAGCATGGTTGTATGATAACATGGGTTCTAGAATTGACTATGATGCACCTGGTCACTGGTGTACCACAATGGCCTACAGTGCTGATGGGACaag ATTGTTTTCATGTGGGACTAGTAAAGAAGGAGATTCCTACATTGTTGAATGGAATGAAGCTGAAGGAGCAGTAAAGAGGACTTATCAAGGGTTTCGGAAGCGATCTATGGGAGTTGTTCAATTTGATACTACAAAAAATCGATTTTTGGCTGCTGGGGATGAGTTCTTGATTAAATTTTGGGACATGGACAATGTCAACCTCCTAACAACCACTGATGCAGATGGAGGACTGCCG GCCAGTCCTCGCATGAGATTTAACAAAGAAGGAATACTTTTAGCTGTGTCAACTGCTGATAATGGTTTCAAGATATTAGCAAATGCTGATGGGCTTCGGCTGCTGCATACTCTTGAGAGTCGTTCCTTTGATGCATCTAGAGTTGTTTCAGAGGCTACAAAG CCAGCCGCAATTACTTCACTGGGGCCTGTTAATGCTACTGGAGGAACTAGTAGTGGAATTGTGGAGCGTTCTGCTCCAGTCGTTGCCACTGCTCCTTTG AATGGAGAAAATCGAAACACAGGGGATATTAAACCCAGAATAACTGATGAATCGGTGGATAAGTCAAAAGTTTGGAAGCTCACTGAAATCGCTGAACCACTACAATGTTGCTCTCTACGATTACCCGATAATCTGTCAGCTGTGAAG GTTTCCAGATTGATTTACACCAACTCAGGGGTTGCAATTTTAGCACTGGCATCCAATGCTGTTCACAAGCTTTGGAAATGGCAGCGTGGTGAACGAAATCCATTTGCAAAG GCGACTGCTAATGTACCACCTCAGTTATGGCAACCATCAAGTGGAATACTAATGACTAATGACACAAGTGACGCAGACCCTGAGGAAGCTGTTTCCTGTTTTGCGCTATCAAAGAATGATTCCTACGTCATGTCAGCATCAGGTGGAAAAATATCTCTTTTTAATATGATGACATTTAAG ACAATGGCAACATTTATGCCTCCACCACCAGCGGCAACATTTCTTGCTTTCCATCCACAAGATAACAACATAATTGCAATAGGCATGGATGATTCAACTATTCAGATCTACAATGTCCGTGTGGATGAG gtgaAAAGCAAGCTTAAAGGTCATCAAAAGAGGATCACTGGCCTTGCCTTCTCAAATTCTCTTAATGTACTTGTATCATCTGGCGCTGATTTTCAG TTGTGTGTATGGAGCACTGACGGATGGGATAAGCTTGCCAGTAAGTTCTTGCAGATTCCAAGTGGTCGTGTTCCTTCACCCCTTGGTGAGACCCGTGTGCAATTTCATCAAGACCAGAAACACTTCCTTGCTGTGCACGAGACACAAATAGCAATATACGAAGCCTCCAAACTGGAGTGCGTCAAACAG TGGGTACCACGAGAAGGTGCTCCAATCACTCATGCAACATATTCATGTGATAGCCAATTGATATATACTAGCTTTGTGGATGGAAGTGTGGGTGTTTTCTGTGCATCTACGTTGAGATTAAGGTGTCGGATATGTCCAACGGCATACTTGCCTTCTAATATAAG CTCAAATGTGTACCCATTAGTCATTGCTGCCCATCCCTCTGAACCGAATCAGTTTGCACTAGGACTAACAGATGGCGGTGTTCATGTCCTTGAACCGCTAGAATCTGAAGGAAAATGGGGTACAATGCCACCTCCTGACAGTGGCCCTGGATCGACAATCACGAGCAGCATGGTATCAGGTCCCACAATCTCTGAGCAGCCAGCAAG CGTGTACTGGGAAGTGTTGACTCAGCTTTGGAGGAACTGA
- the LOC116250200 gene encoding protein TPR3-like isoform X2, translating into MSSLSRELVFLILQFLDEEKFKETVHKLEQESGFFFNMKYFEDAVHNGEWEEAEKYLSGFTKVDDNRYSMKIFFEIRKQKYLEALDRQDRGKAVEILVKDLKVFSSFNEELFKEITQLLTLDNFRENEQLSKYGDTKSARNIMLSELKKLIEANPLFRDKLQFPSLKASRLRTLINQSLNWQHQLCKNPRPNPDIKTLFVDHSCGQPNGARAPSPATNSLMGAIPKPGGFPTLGAHPFQAAPGHLPPSLTGWMSNPPVNHAAASSASIGLGGPANAAALLKHPRTPPTNNPSVDYPSADSEHMLKRARTMGLSDEVNLPVNILPVTYPSQAHTQNFYSSDDLPKTVARSLSQGSCVMSMDFHPIQQTVLLVGTNGGDIAVWEVGSRERLAHRTFKIWEVGACSMPLQAALVKDPAISVTRVVWSPDGSLFGVAYSKYIVHIYSYHGGDDILRNHLEIDAHVGSVNDIAFAHPNKQLSIITCGDDKTIKVWDAVTGAKQYTFEGHEAPVYSVCPHHKDSVQFIFSTALDGKIKAWLYDNMGSRIDYDAPGHWCTTMAYSADGTRLFSCGTSKEGDSYIVEWNEAEGAVKRTYQGFRKRSMGVVQFDTTKNRFLAAGDEFLIKFWDMDNVNLLTTTDADGGLPASPRMRFNKEGILLAVSTADNGFKILANADGLRLLHTLESRSFDASRVVSEATKPAAITSLGPVNATGGTSSGIVERSAPVVATAPLNGENRNTGDIKPRITDESVDKSKVWKLTEIAEPLQCCSLRLPDNLSAVKVSRLIYTNSGVAILALASNAVHKLWKWQRGERNPFAKATANVPPQLWQPSSGILMTNDTSDADPEEAVSCFALSKNDSYVMSASGGKISLFNMMTFKTMATFMPPPPAATFLAFHPQDNNIIAIGMDDSTIQIYNVRVDEVKSKLKGHQKRITGLAFSNSLNVLVSSGADFQLCVWSTDGWDKLASKFLQIPSGRVPSPLGETRVQFHQDQKHFLAVHETQIAIYEASKLECVKQWVPREGAPITHATYSCDSQLIYTSFVDGSVGVFCASTLRLRCRICPTAYLPSNISSNVYPLVIAAHPSEPNQFALGLTDGGVHVLEPLESEGKWGTMPPPDSGPGSTITSSMVSGPTISEQPASVYWEVLTQLWRN; encoded by the exons ATGTCGTCTCTCAGTAGAGAACTCGTGTTCCTTATATTGCAGTTCCTAGACGAGGAGAAATTTAAGGAGACGGTTCACAa ATTAGAGCAAGAGTCGGGGTTTTTCTTCAATATGAAGTATTTCGAGGATGCCGTTCATAATGGCGAATGGGAAGAGGCAGAGAAGTACCTCTCGGGCTTTACAAAGGTCGACGATAATCGCTACTCGATGAAGATCTTCTTCGAGATAAGGAAGCAGAAGTACCTCGAGGCCTTGGATAG GCAAGATCGAGGAAAAGCTGTTGAAATCCTCGTGAAGGATTTGAAAGTTTTCTCCTCGTTCAACGAAGAATTGTTCAAGGAGATAACGCAGCTCTTGACTCTCGACAATTTCAG AGAGAATGAGCAGCTTTCGAAATACGGGGATACAAAATCGGCAAGGAACATAATGCTTTCTGAGCTCAAGAAGTTGATTGAAGCCAATCCCCTGTTCCGAGACAAATTGCAGTTCCCTTCCCTCAAGGCCTCGCGGTTAAGAACCCTTATTAACCAGAG TCTTAACTGGCAGCATCAGCTCTGCAAAAACCCAAGGCCGAATCCTGACATAAAGACACTTTTTGTGGATCATAGTTGCGGGCAACCAAATGGTGCACGTGCACCATCACCTGCAACTAATTCGCTGATGGGAGCCATTCCTAAACCGGGCGGATTCCCAACATTGGGTGCTCAT CCTTTCCAAGCAGCACCTGGACATCTTCCACCTTCACTCACAGGCTGGATGTCAAATCCTCCTGTTAACCATGCTGCAGCTTCCAGTGCATCAATTGGCCTGGGCGGTCCTGCTAATGCAG CTGCTTTGCTAAAGCATCCGAGAACTCCACCAACAAATAATCCTTCAGTAGATTATCCATCAGCTGATTCTGAACATATGCTGAAAAGGGCAAGGACAATGGGACTATCTGATGAG GTGAATCTGCCAGTAAATATTTTGCCTGTTACATATCCCAGTCAGGCACATACTCAAAACTTTTATTCTTCAGATGATTTACCCAAGACTGTTGCTCGTAGTCTGAGCCAAGGGTCCTGTGTCATGAGCATGGATTTCCACCCCATCCAACAGACAGTTCTACTTG TTGGAACAAATGGTGGTGACATTGCGGTGTGGGAGGTAGGGTCAAGAGAAAGGCTGGCACATAGGACTTTTAAGATTTGGGAGGTAGGAGCATGCTCCATGCCTCTACAG GCAGCTCTTGTCAAGGATCCAGCTATATCTGTTACCCGTGTGGTGTGGAGTCCAGATGGCTCTTTATTTG GTGTTGCATATTCCAAGTATATCGTTCACATATATTCATATCATGGGGGTGATGATATTCTACGGAATCATTTGGAG ATAGATGCTCATGTTGGCAGTGTTAATGACATTGCTTTTGCTCACCCTAACAAGCAGTTGAGTATCATCACCTGTGGAGATGACAAGACTATCAAG GTGTGGGATGCGGTTACTGGTGCTAAACAATATACCTTTGAGGGTCATGAAGCTCCTGTTTATTCAGTCTGTCCCCATCACAAGGACAGTGTCCAG TTTATATTCTCCACGGCACTCGATGGGAAGATCAAAGCATGGTTGTATGATAACATGGGTTCTAGAATTGACTATGATGCACCTGGTCACTGGTGTACCACAATGGCCTACAGTGCTGATGGGACaag ATTGTTTTCATGTGGGACTAGTAAAGAAGGAGATTCCTACATTGTTGAATGGAATGAAGCTGAAGGAGCAGTAAAGAGGACTTATCAAGGGTTTCGGAAGCGATCTATGGGAGTTGTTCAATTTGATACTACAAAAAATCGATTTTTGGCTGCTGGGGATGAGTTCTTGATTAAATTTTGGGACATGGACAATGTCAACCTCCTAACAACCACTGATGCAGATGGAGGACTGCCG GCCAGTCCTCGCATGAGATTTAACAAAGAAGGAATACTTTTAGCTGTGTCAACTGCTGATAATGGTTTCAAGATATTAGCAAATGCTGATGGGCTTCGGCTGCTGCATACTCTTGAGAGTCGTTCCTTTGATGCATCTAGAGTTGTTTCAGAGGCTACAAAG CCAGCCGCAATTACTTCACTGGGGCCTGTTAATGCTACTGGAGGAACTAGTAGTGGAATTGTGGAGCGTTCTGCTCCAGTCGTTGCCACTGCTCCTTTG AATGGAGAAAATCGAAACACAGGGGATATTAAACCCAGAATAACTGATGAATCGGTGGATAAGTCAAAAGTTTGGAAGCTCACTGAAATCGCTGAACCACTACAATGTTGCTCTCTACGATTACCCGATAATCTGTCAGCTGTGAAG GTTTCCAGATTGATTTACACCAACTCAGGGGTTGCAATTTTAGCACTGGCATCCAATGCTGTTCACAAGCTTTGGAAATGGCAGCGTGGTGAACGAAATCCATTTGCAAAG GCGACTGCTAATGTACCACCTCAGTTATGGCAACCATCAAGTGGAATACTAATGACTAATGACACAAGTGACGCAGACCCTGAGGAAGCTGTTTCCTGTTTTGCGCTATCAAAGAATGATTCCTACGTCATGTCAGCATCAGGTGGAAAAATATCTCTTTTTAATATGATGACATTTAAG ACAATGGCAACATTTATGCCTCCACCACCAGCGGCAACATTTCTTGCTTTCCATCCACAAGATAACAACATAATTGCAATAGGCATGGATGATTCAACTATTCAGATCTACAATGTCCGTGTGGATGAG gtgaAAAGCAAGCTTAAAGGTCATCAAAAGAGGATCACTGGCCTTGCCTTCTCAAATTCTCTTAATGTACTTGTATCATCTGGCGCTGATTTTCAG TTGTGTGTATGGAGCACTGACGGATGGGATAAGCTTGCCAGTAAGTTCTTGCAGATTCCAAGTGGTCGTGTTCCTTCACCCCTTGGTGAGACCCGTGTGCAATTTCATCAAGACCAGAAACACTTCCTTGCTGTGCACGAGACACAAATAGCAATATACGAAGCCTCCAAACTGGAGTGCGTCAAACAG TGGGTACCACGAGAAGGTGCTCCAATCACTCATGCAACATATTCATGTGATAGCCAATTGATATATACTAGCTTTGTGGATGGAAGTGTGGGTGTTTTCTGTGCATCTACGTTGAGATTAAGGTGTCGGATATGTCCAACGGCATACTTGCCTTCTAATATAAG CTCAAATGTGTACCCATTAGTCATTGCTGCCCATCCCTCTGAACCGAATCAGTTTGCACTAGGACTAACAGATGGCGGTGTTCATGTCCTTGAACCGCTAGAATCTGAAGGAAAATGGGGTACAATGCCACCTCCTGACAGTGGCCCTGGATCGACAATCACGAGCAGCATGGTATCAGGTCCCACAATCTCTGAGCAGCCAGCAAG CGTGTACTGGGAAGTGTTGACTCAGCTTTGGAGGAACTGA